A window of Pirellula sp. SH-Sr6A contains these coding sequences:
- the pyrH gene encoding UMP kinase, with protein MQSETLEKNPPVYRRVILKLSGESLAHSGERGISMDEVTAIAKQIKAAHALGCQIAVVVGGGNILRGAQFKGTSGEMIQEATAHYMGMLATVINALAMQDALENIGCATRVMSAIKMDGVAEPFIRRRAIRHLEKGRIVILAAGTGAPFVTTDTCAANRGLELDADIVLKATRVDGVYSDDPEKNPHAILYRELDYDVVIEKNLKVMDSTAIAQCRTHKLPILVFNFKKDGNIVKAVSGQKVGTRISPRSASGERILVNAT; from the coding sequence ATGCAATCCGAAACCCTTGAGAAAAACCCTCCCGTCTACCGTCGCGTGATCCTCAAGCTCAGCGGCGAAAGCCTTGCCCATTCTGGGGAACGAGGCATCAGCATGGATGAGGTAACGGCTATCGCGAAGCAGATCAAAGCGGCCCATGCGCTCGGGTGTCAGATCGCAGTCGTTGTCGGAGGAGGCAATATCCTCCGCGGCGCGCAGTTCAAAGGGACGAGCGGGGAGATGATCCAAGAGGCGACCGCCCACTACATGGGTATGCTGGCTACGGTCATCAATGCGCTCGCCATGCAAGATGCCTTGGAGAATATCGGCTGCGCGACGCGGGTCATGTCCGCCATCAAAATGGATGGTGTCGCAGAGCCTTTCATTCGTCGACGCGCGATCCGTCATCTGGAGAAGGGACGGATCGTGATCTTGGCTGCTGGAACGGGAGCACCTTTCGTCACAACCGATACGTGCGCTGCCAACCGCGGACTTGAGCTCGATGCCGACATCGTACTGAAAGCGACGCGGGTCGATGGCGTATACAGCGATGATCCCGAAAAGAATCCCCATGCGATTCTCTATCGTGAATTGGATTACGATGTAGTCATCGAGAAGAATTTGAAAGTCATGGATTCGACCGCCATCGCGCAATGCCGAACCCATAAGCTTCCGATCCTTGTTTTCAACTTCAAGAAAGATGGAAACATTGTGAAGGCCGTCAGCGGTCAAAAGGTCGGGACGCGTATTAGCCCCCGCAGCGCGAGCGGCGAACGCATCTTGGTCAACGCAACTTGA
- the frr gene encoding ribosome recycling factor, translating into MSVEDIMLDAEERMEKALGVLKNNLAGIRTGRATPGLLDSVKVTVYGSATPLKQLASVGAPEPQQLVIRPFDPSTIKDIEKAIVASELGLNPQNDGRIIRINIPPLSTDVRKKLVARIKDLSEESKVSIRNVRRDANKAVETEEKEKLISEDDRDKAKEDIQELTKKYENSVGDLAKAREAEVMNE; encoded by the coding sequence ATGAGTGTTGAAGACATCATGTTGGACGCCGAAGAACGCATGGAGAAGGCGCTCGGTGTTCTCAAAAACAACTTGGCTGGGATCCGAACCGGACGAGCTACCCCCGGTTTGCTCGACTCGGTCAAAGTCACTGTGTATGGATCCGCCACGCCGCTCAAGCAGTTGGCGAGTGTCGGTGCCCCAGAACCGCAACAATTGGTGATCCGACCCTTTGATCCGAGCACGATCAAGGACATCGAAAAGGCGATTGTCGCCAGCGAGCTGGGCCTCAATCCGCAGAACGACGGACGAATCATCCGAATCAATATTCCGCCTCTTAGCACCGACGTGCGCAAGAAGCTCGTCGCGCGGATCAAGGATCTATCGGAAGAATCCAAAGTCTCGATTCGCAACGTCCGACGCGATGCGAACAAGGCGGTGGAGACCGAGGAAAAGGAAAAATTGATCAGCGAAGACGATCGCGATAAGGCCAAGGAAGATATCCAAGAGCTCACGAAGAAATACGAGAACTCCGTCGGCGACTTGGCCAAGGCTCGCGAAGCAGAAGTTATGAACGAGTAG
- a CDS encoding DUF6655 family protein — protein MKNTAFWIVLLSASTVGCSTMKQSDTSRTGLEQLLISNAVDRSLDKVDFRPIAGAKVHLKTELLDCVDKNYIILAAKSRLLASQCTLADKAEDADVVVELASGGVGTDRTETVVGTPEIPLGVMGRIPKINFYERNKAMGTAKLSVVATDVKTKQPVINTGFALARSDHQHWSMMGAGPVLSGSVAEQIKANTSQSDGFMIPTPPPTARTAQR, from the coding sequence ATGAAAAACACTGCGTTCTGGATTGTACTATTGTCTGCATCTACTGTTGGATGCTCGACGATGAAACAGTCCGATACCTCGCGAACTGGGCTAGAGCAGCTTCTCATCAGCAACGCAGTGGACCGATCCCTCGACAAAGTAGATTTTCGACCGATCGCCGGTGCGAAGGTGCACCTCAAAACAGAACTGCTGGACTGCGTCGACAAGAACTACATCATTCTAGCCGCGAAATCACGATTGCTCGCTTCGCAGTGCACGCTGGCCGACAAAGCCGAAGATGCCGACGTCGTGGTCGAACTCGCATCGGGAGGTGTTGGTACCGATCGGACCGAAACCGTCGTAGGAACCCCCGAAATCCCTCTGGGAGTGATGGGGAGGATTCCCAAAATCAACTTTTACGAGCGGAACAAGGCGATGGGGACGGCAAAGCTTTCTGTTGTCGCAACCGACGTGAAGACCAAGCAGCCGGTCATCAATACAGGATTTGCCTTAGCTCGGAGCGATCACCAACATTGGTCCATGATGGGCGCTGGCCCTGTCCTATCCGGCAGTGTCGCCGAACAGATCAAAGCCAACACCAGTCAGTCGGATGGGTTTATGATTCCGACCCCTCCGCCCACGGCGAGAACCGCACAACGGTAA
- a CDS encoding NADH:flavin oxidoreductase, whose protein sequence is MTLTKLTKLTSLDGVAGFRAHTRSLGITIGIDEELAPSSQSPLHQPIAWNGRTIGNRIAIQPMEGWDGTTAGGVTPPMLRRWERFGESGAKLIWGGEAMAVRPDGRANPNQLILSEENAGGISALRERLIQSHQAHYGRTDDLIIGFQLTHSGRFCRPNDKKRWEPRVAYRHPLLDPKFNVTSDEMVWTDEQLGELIGNYADAARLAKQAGADFVDIKSCHGYLLHEFLGARSRPGPFGGDYEGRTRLLFSIVRAVQAAAPELGIGVRLSAYDTVPFQPNPKTAEPGKQGQGMPMPHEHLLPYTFGFGLNPDRPLEMDLTETHRLLGDLQELGVSMINLSAGSPYYTPHLLRPAAYPPSDGYQPHEDPLISVAKHLQAAAQLKKAHPKLLVVGSGYSYLQEFLPNVAQHQVAHGNVDFVGMGRMVLSYPKQMVDAVERGTSERKLVCRTFSDCTTAPRNGLPSGCYPLDDYYKKSEDAKRLKEIKANL, encoded by the coding sequence ATGACGCTCACCAAACTGACCAAACTCACATCGCTCGACGGGGTTGCTGGCTTTCGAGCCCATACTCGATCGTTGGGAATCACCATTGGAATCGATGAGGAGTTGGCCCCCTCCTCGCAATCGCCTCTCCATCAGCCGATCGCATGGAATGGCAGGACAATCGGAAATCGGATTGCGATCCAGCCGATGGAGGGTTGGGACGGGACCACGGCTGGAGGCGTTACTCCCCCGATGCTCAGGCGTTGGGAACGCTTTGGTGAAAGTGGTGCCAAGCTCATTTGGGGAGGGGAAGCGATGGCGGTTCGCCCCGACGGCCGCGCCAATCCCAATCAATTGATTCTGTCGGAAGAAAACGCGGGGGGAATCAGCGCCTTGCGCGAAAGGTTGATCCAGTCGCATCAAGCTCACTACGGGCGCACGGATGATTTGATTATCGGTTTCCAGCTCACCCATTCGGGGCGATTCTGTCGCCCCAACGATAAAAAGAGATGGGAGCCTCGTGTCGCCTACCGGCATCCTTTGCTCGATCCCAAGTTCAACGTTACCAGCGATGAGATGGTTTGGACCGATGAACAGTTGGGTGAATTGATCGGAAACTATGCCGATGCGGCGAGACTGGCGAAGCAAGCCGGCGCGGACTTCGTCGATATCAAGTCTTGCCATGGCTACCTCCTGCATGAGTTTCTGGGCGCTCGCTCGCGACCGGGACCCTTCGGCGGCGATTACGAAGGGAGGACGCGGTTGTTGTTTTCGATTGTTCGTGCAGTACAAGCCGCTGCACCGGAGTTGGGAATCGGGGTCCGATTGAGCGCTTACGATACGGTTCCCTTTCAACCTAATCCAAAGACGGCAGAACCGGGTAAACAGGGGCAGGGAATGCCGATGCCCCATGAGCACTTGCTCCCTTACACGTTTGGATTCGGATTGAATCCGGATCGACCGCTTGAAATGGATCTGACTGAGACGCATCGATTGCTCGGCGATTTGCAAGAGCTCGGTGTTTCGATGATCAATCTTTCGGCGGGAAGCCCCTATTACACGCCCCATCTATTGCGTCCCGCGGCGTACCCCCCCTCGGATGGTTATCAGCCCCACGAAGATCCCTTGATTTCGGTGGCCAAACACTTGCAGGCTGCAGCCCAATTAAAGAAAGCACACCCGAAGTTGCTTGTTGTGGGTTCTGGTTATTCCTACTTGCAGGAGTTTCTCCCCAACGTCGCGCAGCATCAGGTAGCGCACGGAAACGTTGACTTCGTCGGGATGGGGCGGATGGTATTATCGTATCCCAAACAAATGGTGGATGCGGTCGAGCGAGGAACCAGTGAGCGGAAATTGGTTTGCCGGACATTTTCCGATTGCACCACAGCGCCTCGCAACGGTCTCCCATCCGGTTGCTATCCTTTGGATGATTACTACAAGAAATCAGAAGACGCCAAACGTCTGAAAGAAATCAAAGCCAATCTCTAA
- a CDS encoding aldo/keto reductase: MQTRKLGQTDYYLPILGFGASSIGAEFGQRDWTASLDAVRTAIELGLSFIDTAAYYGRGMSEILLGQILHEYPRESLVISTKLGRYAPNHFDFSAKRVAESVDVSLERMRLDYLDIVFCHDIEYGDVNQVIEETLPALALQRAKGKVRCVGVSGYPMRNFERVIPSGLVDCVITYNHYTLQNDMATRLIPLAEKHGVGLINAAPFSARLLTHMPLPPWHKATPEVRNVAAQAAQFCQDQGTSIEKLALQYSIQNPAFASCLVGSARSEEVKQLVRWMGESVDWDLIGKVKEILKPIHNWYYIEGRPENNDLTWPTSTQWQDA; this comes from the coding sequence ATGCAAACACGTAAATTAGGGCAGACCGATTACTATCTACCGATCCTCGGATTTGGAGCCTCCTCGATTGGTGCCGAGTTTGGTCAGCGAGATTGGACTGCATCGTTGGACGCTGTACGAACAGCCATCGAGCTTGGTCTCAGTTTCATCGATACGGCGGCCTATTACGGGCGAGGAATGAGTGAAATACTGCTCGGGCAAATCTTGCACGAGTATCCTCGCGAGTCCTTGGTGATCAGCACGAAGCTTGGACGCTACGCCCCCAATCACTTTGACTTTTCCGCCAAACGTGTTGCAGAGAGCGTCGATGTGTCGTTGGAACGCATGCGATTGGATTATCTAGATATCGTCTTTTGCCACGACATCGAGTATGGGGATGTCAACCAAGTCATCGAAGAAACGTTACCCGCCCTTGCGTTGCAGAGAGCCAAAGGAAAAGTGCGGTGTGTTGGGGTAAGTGGTTATCCGATGCGCAATTTTGAGCGGGTCATTCCTTCGGGGTTGGTCGATTGCGTGATCACTTACAATCACTACACACTCCAGAATGACATGGCGACGCGTTTGATCCCACTCGCAGAAAAACACGGTGTGGGATTGATCAATGCAGCGCCGTTTTCTGCGCGACTCCTGACTCATATGCCATTGCCGCCTTGGCACAAAGCGACGCCAGAGGTCAGGAATGTGGCTGCCCAAGCAGCGCAGTTTTGCCAAGACCAAGGGACCTCGATCGAGAAGCTAGCATTGCAGTACTCCATTCAGAATCCCGCTTTTGCTAGCTGTTTAGTTGGCAGTGCGCGCAGTGAGGAGGTCAAGCAGTTGGTGAGATGGATGGGAGAATCGGTCGATTGGGACTTGATTGGAAAGGTCAAAGAGATTCTTAAACCGATTCATAATTGGTATTACATCGAAGGCCGACCTGAGAACAATGATCTGACTTGGCCCACTTCCACTCAATGGCAAGATGCATAA
- a CDS encoding glycosyltransferase family 2 protein — translation MTGEWLAALPVYNEVGYVDGVLDEVVKYAPNVLAVNDGSSDGTREILDRRTDITVIHHEKNRGYGAALRTAFQFAIDEGYDVLVTLDCDGQHQPMRIPRFVSACKNADIVSGSRYLKQYDGDSVPPAQRLFINKQITRKINDLFHWNLTDTFCGFKAYRVDALKQLDITVDGYAMPLELWTQAAMVGLSILEVPVPLIYLDETRSFGGSLDDGAVRLAYYNQVIEESIRAMEAKGYSLPTPPVNCCGEC, via the coding sequence ATGACTGGCGAATGGTTAGCAGCGTTACCGGTCTACAACGAAGTGGGGTATGTAGATGGGGTCCTCGACGAAGTGGTGAAATACGCCCCGAACGTCTTGGCCGTCAACGATGGTTCTTCCGATGGTACTCGCGAGATTCTGGACCGACGGACGGACATTACCGTTATCCACCACGAGAAAAATAGGGGCTACGGAGCGGCATTGCGCACGGCCTTTCAATTCGCCATCGATGAAGGCTACGATGTACTGGTCACGTTGGATTGCGACGGGCAGCACCAACCCATGCGAATTCCTCGCTTCGTATCGGCTTGCAAAAACGCCGATATTGTTTCGGGGTCTCGATACCTCAAGCAATATGACGGTGACAGCGTTCCTCCCGCGCAGCGACTTTTCATCAACAAACAGATCACCCGGAAGATCAACGACCTGTTCCATTGGAATCTCACCGACACATTTTGTGGATTCAAGGCATATCGTGTCGACGCGTTGAAGCAACTCGACATCACGGTCGACGGATATGCGATGCCGTTGGAGCTATGGACGCAGGCTGCCATGGTGGGACTGTCTATTCTCGAGGTTCCCGTTCCACTGATTTATTTGGACGAAACACGTTCCTTTGGTGGTTCGTTGGATGATGGAGCCGTTCGACTTGCGTACTACAACCAAGTCATCGAGGAGAGCATTCGAGCCATGGAGGCGAAAGGGTATTCGTTGCCGACTCCACCGGTCAATTGTTGCGGCGAGTGTTAG